From the genome of Phaeodactylum tricornutum CCAP 1055/1 PHATR_bd_18x34 genomic scaffold, whole genome shotgun sequence:
ttttccaccaacaACCCGCGCGTCGACGAAGTGCGCATTGGACTCCGAGATCTATACAACATCATCATTGACATACAAACCCGCGTTGAAGTCAGCAAGTTGGCCGAACAACGTCAGGCCGTCAAAGCCGCTTCCGTAGAGCAGTAGCGCCGACGTGGAAGCCAATGCAGATGCCGGACAATCCAGGCTCGTGCCATTGAAACACAAACCaataaagaagaaatggaccaCCAACAGGTCAAACAGAGCTTTTACAAGACGGAAATTACGCCTGAAATTTGTTTGAGCTACGAAGGGCTTTTGAAAACAGTCCTGCCCCTGTACAGGGCGGGTGACTTTCGGAACGTGTCCATTCTTACCAGTATCACAAAAGCACAGGTGGTTGCCGCTCCAGCATTGTGGTTGGAGCAAAAGTGGCTACATGATTAGAATTGACAAAGGCTTACATGATTGTAAATTAAAAATtcttactttacagttaatactGTTTCCTTCAAATACACACGATGGTTTTTGGTAAATCTCAGCAAGTTGGTTGCAATGACTAAATATATGAAGCAAGCTCCAATGGAATACTTACTCTGAGACAACAAAACAGTTTGGTCTGGAAATTCAACAGAATGTGCATTGATCCTTGTAGTGGTGGTCAAGATTTGGTCCTGTAATTGTCTGTCCCAAAATGGTTGTTTTCCGAGCAGTGGCAAACGTTACAATGAATAGgtaaccctaaccctaacgtgatatcccagaggaaggatatgatatcccagagggaatacacgacacaaacaatttgcggagaacagctgactgtgaatgtgaaagctgtgtgcCGGACGTCCGCAGGTTAGGTGTCCCAGAgcagtagctctaaccctatttgatatcccagagggaataggtgatatcccagaggaaggatatgatatcccagagggaatacacgacacaa
Proteins encoded in this window:
- a CDS encoding predicted protein, which codes for MRFSGALGLLLTFKSARAFSVLPAPSAATSGKHAFCYPASTVVLTTHLYSLLDNIKSDSYNLISTNNNQGDDVNLSDAYEMFVADLVFSTNNPRVDEVRIGLRDLYNIIIDIQTRVEVSKLAEQRQAVKAASVEQCRTIQARAIETQTNKEEMDHQQVKQSFYKTEITPEICLSYEGLLKTVLPLYRAGDFRNVSILTSITKAQVVAAPALWLEQKWLHD